A part of Paenibacillus sp. IHBB 10380 genomic DNA contains:
- a CDS encoding MFS transporter: MDSRMFSYIKAFNFFLYGAIAIYSTFFALYLQSIGMSTLEIGALMAGGPIVSIIANPLWGYLSDRLGNIKRILIIMLIGNLLMMQLVFLVQSYTLIYTCMLVFFFFQMPLFSQSNSLILNSIEGTRHKFGAFRLWGSMGYAVLAVVAGPVIGQIGIQQLWIVYSVMMLIAIGLAFTLPRGAMGTASGSGGGNYRSMFRNRTFLLFLLITLVVSIPNSMNSTFVGLYIAELGGNTRLIGWSAFLASIFEIPVFLLLDRYLKKNVRTMVLCLTVVSLLYALRWLLMSGADNATQIIFIQTIHCLTFGAFYYIGTQLTALIIPIEFRASGQAVYALTWGGLSGIAAGFIGGWMFEHTGPQSMYVLGGGMATVGVIGFALLYLYLRVPTVRTTMEN, from the coding sequence ATGGACAGCAGGATGTTTTCATATATTAAAGCGTTTAATTTCTTCCTATATGGAGCTATCGCGATTTACAGTACTTTTTTTGCGCTTTACCTTCAATCCATCGGCATGTCTACATTAGAAATCGGGGCGTTGATGGCTGGCGGACCCATTGTTTCCATTATTGCTAATCCGCTTTGGGGCTACTTAAGCGATCGTCTCGGTAATATTAAGCGTATTCTTATTATCATGTTAATCGGTAATTTACTCATGATGCAGCTTGTATTTCTGGTACAGTCCTATACCCTTATTTACACGTGCATGCTTGTGTTTTTCTTTTTTCAGATGCCTTTATTCTCACAGTCCAACAGCTTGATCCTGAATAGTATCGAAGGGACCCGTCATAAATTCGGTGCTTTTCGACTATGGGGATCAATGGGCTATGCTGTACTTGCAGTAGTAGCGGGCCCAGTCATCGGTCAAATCGGTATTCAACAGCTATGGATTGTATATAGCGTAATGATGCTGATTGCGATCGGTCTTGCTTTTACGCTTCCACGCGGTGCTATGGGGACTGCATCAGGATCTGGGGGGGGCAATTATCGTTCGATGTTTAGGAATCGAACGTTTCTGTTATTTTTGCTAATTACTTTAGTGGTATCTATCCCCAATTCAATGAATTCGACGTTTGTTGGATTGTATATAGCTGAGCTGGGAGGCAATACGAGATTGATCGGTTGGTCGGCATTTTTAGCGTCGATTTTTGAAATTCCGGTATTTCTATTACTTGACCGATATTTGAAAAAAAATGTTCGTACGATGGTGTTGTGCCTTACAGTCGTAAGTCTGCTATACGCACTTCGGTGGCTACTTATGTCTGGTGCAGACAATGCGACACAAATTATATTCATTCAAACGATCCATTGTTTGACGTTTGGAGCCTTTTATTATATTGGTACACAGCTAACGGCGCTAATCATACCCATTGAATTTAGAGCCTCAGGCCAAGCGGTATATGCGCTAACGTGGGGCGGATTATCGGGTATAGCAGCTGGCTTCATCGGCGGATGGATGTTTGAGCATACAGGCCCCCAGTCGATGTATGTACTGGGCGGGGGAATGGCAACCGTGGGAGTCATTGGCTTTGCACTGTTGTATTTGTACTTGCGTGTACCCACGGTAAGAACAACGATGGAGAATTGA
- a CDS encoding TetR/AcrR family transcriptional regulator, which yields MNKKKLQSEQTKKKVADASRALFVQKGYKATSIEDIVTATGSSKGNIYYHFKSKEGLFLYLIGEWEREWEQKWQEKESLYKTSTEKLYGFAEQMILDDLNHPLTKAADEFFRNEEKENDIEERISEMVAGHLRFNQQLIQQGIENGEFKHNNVENLAIILESLIIGLSQMSRKSNQEDVLVLYNQAIKVFLHGITDN from the coding sequence GTGAATAAAAAGAAACTACAAAGTGAACAGACCAAAAAGAAAGTAGCTGATGCGTCGAGGGCACTTTTTGTTCAAAAAGGATACAAGGCGACTTCCATTGAAGATATTGTAACGGCGACAGGAAGTAGTAAAGGGAATATTTATTATCATTTTAAAAGTAAAGAAGGGTTATTTCTCTATTTGATTGGTGAATGGGAACGGGAATGGGAGCAGAAGTGGCAAGAAAAAGAGTCACTCTATAAAACATCCACAGAAAAACTGTATGGGTTTGCTGAGCAAATGATTCTTGACGATCTGAATCATCCGTTGACCAAAGCGGCTGATGAATTTTTTCGAAATGAAGAGAAGGAAAATGATATCGAAGAACGTATTTCTGAAATGGTCGCGGGACATCTTAGATTTAATCAGCAGCTGATTCAACAAGGGATTGAAAATGGTGAATTCAAACATAATAATGTGGAGAACCTCGCTATTATTCTTGAAAGTTTAATTATTGGCCTCAGTCAGATGTCCCGGAAATCGAACCAAGAGGATGTACTTGTATTGTACAACCAAGCGATAAAAGTATTCTTGCATGGGATTACAGATAACTGA
- a CDS encoding Gfo/Idh/MocA family protein has translation METIKIGIIGIGQIGKMHIQQYQSITGVEIVAVCDLNEAEARLVAEQYKIPHVYTDFRSLLERDDLVAVDVCLHNNFHAPVTIAALQAGKNVYCEKPIAGTYFDGQQMVATAEASGKHLHIQLDTLFQKETKAAKALIDGGMLGKLYHARSTGFRRRNRPFVDGYGTPYFTRKETAGGGALLDMGVYHISQLLYLLGNPTIERISGKLYQELDMLQERREQSRFDVEELASGLIRLADGMTLDIIEAWAVHLGGFEGSSIAGSKGGIRLPNGLEGAESQPFSFHSTICDMDMDSTLNLDLMDTRWHRIRDNEDAYDSSQQHWIAALQGRVSLLPTSQIALSTMLISEGMYLSDELGREVAAEEVIAHSHTTAVSL, from the coding sequence ATGGAAACAATCAAAATTGGTATTATCGGGATTGGACAAATCGGTAAGATGCATATTCAGCAATACCAGAGTATTACTGGTGTGGAAATAGTCGCAGTTTGTGACTTGAACGAGGCCGAGGCACGACTGGTTGCTGAGCAATATAAAATTCCTCATGTGTATACCGATTTTAGAAGCTTATTAGAAAGAGATGATCTAGTCGCGGTAGACGTTTGCTTGCATAATAACTTTCATGCTCCAGTAACCATTGCGGCGCTACAAGCTGGTAAGAACGTCTATTGTGAGAAGCCGATTGCAGGTACATACTTTGATGGGCAACAAATGGTTGCTACAGCAGAAGCTAGTGGGAAGCATCTTCACATTCAGTTAGATACCCTATTCCAAAAAGAAACGAAAGCTGCGAAGGCCCTCATCGATGGTGGGATGCTAGGTAAGCTTTACCACGCTAGATCGACCGGATTCCGCCGAAGAAACCGTCCTTTCGTAGATGGTTATGGGACGCCATATTTTACTCGGAAGGAAACGGCTGGAGGAGGAGCTCTGCTCGATATGGGCGTCTATCATATTTCGCAGCTGCTCTATCTATTAGGAAATCCTACTATTGAACGCATTTCGGGTAAGTTATATCAGGAATTGGATATGTTGCAGGAAAGAAGAGAACAGAGTAGATTTGACGTGGAGGAACTGGCATCGGGACTCATTCGTCTCGCAGACGGGATGACGCTTGATATCATCGAAGCATGGGCCGTTCATCTAGGCGGCTTTGAAGGTAGCAGCATTGCAGGGTCGAAAGGTGGCATTCGGCTACCTAATGGTCTTGAAGGTGCAGAGTCACAGCCGTTCAGCTTCCACAGCACCATATGCGACATGGATATGGACAGCACGCTCAATCTCGATTTGATGGATACTCGCTGGCATCGAATTAGAGACAACGAAGACGCATATGACTCCTCGCAGCAGCATTGGATTGCAGCATTGCAAGGGCGAGTCTCACTGCTTCCGACTTCTCAAATCGCGCTTAGCACGATGTTGATCAGCGAAGGCATGTATTTGTCCGACGAGCTGGGACGTGAAGTGGCGGCTGAGGAAGTCATTGCCCATTCTCATACCACCGCGGTTTCACTGTAA